GATGAAAACAAAGAATATGGGAAATATACGCCCGTCCTTCGGAAAGCTCAGCAACCGCTTATCTGGCTGTGTTGCCGTCCCTTGAAGTATGCCTCCGGCTACTCCTTCGGACCGGCGCCTTGCATCTAAGCGGTTGCTGAAGCTTCGAAATGGACTTTTAGTGGAGGAAAGGAGGTCTGCCTCCTTTCTTTGTGGTCACTGCTTTTTGTTATCTTAAGTTGTCAATGAACGGAATAAGTTAAAATACCACTATTAAGCTGCCTTGTAAAGCAAAAACCCCTCTGTTAGAGGGGTTTTAAGATACTATCAATGTTCGCCAGTTAATCTGGCTAATACAGAAGTTGGAGGTTCAAAGTTAATGTTATATTCTTTGCTGTAAAATGCGTTTTCTTTTAGCCAACCATATGTCTCGGGGAAATTATCATTAAGATAGTCAGGCATTACCACATAAAGCGCGAAGGCTTCAGCGAAATTTTCCTTGAAATTCATATCCCAAATTCGACACTCTTCAATATAACCTATGCATCCGTATCTGGTAACACCTTTAAGCATTCCTGGATATTGGCCCCGGTACATATCTTCGGCAGAATACTCCTCATCCCAAAGATGTCCAAGCTCATGCAGCCAAACATATATCATTTCATTTTCGCTGTAACCATCTTCCGAAAAATACTCAAAAGTAAATGGATGTACGAGATTAGGATTAAGATTTATATTAATCCCCCTTGTGGGTGCTTGCGCGGTATACCAAGATTCAGTATTTGAATGAAACTCAATATATCTTAGATAATTTTTTGTTTCTTCCGGAACAAGATTTAGGGCTTCTTCAAGTGCGTGAAGCCAATCTTCAATTTTATCATAATCGTCCTTGTACAATATCGCGGCATAATCGCCCCCTTGAATTATAGAAACTCTAACTTTATACTCATCTTCAAAAGTTTCAATAATTTCAAGTGTAGTTTCAGGTATATCTACTGCATTATGCACAACAGCTTCAGCTGAGATAAAGGGTGTTGGCGCAGGCACCTTAAACTTAACTAAAACAAATGCAAGCAAAACAAGCAAAAAAACGGCAAGCAGTGCAACCAAAACATTCTTAAGAGTTTTCACTTATACCTCCTTTTTGTTTAAGAACAAGTGTCCAATGTATACTATACTTTTTAAATTTTGTCAATTTTTTGTGTAAAGCAAAAACCCCTCTGTTAGAGGGGTTTTAAGATACTAATTTATAGAACCATGCGTTTAAAAGAACAAGGTTGTCAGTTGCTATAAGAATACCGAGAGTTATGAGCATGAGACCGCTTACGATCTCAATAATCTTATACAGCCCGCCTATTTTGCGAATTTTGTTTGTTATGCTGCCGGCAAAAAACGCGCTTAATAGAAAGGGTATTCCTAATCCCATAGAATAAAAGAAGAGTAGAAACGCCCCTCGTGTTGCTGTTTGTTCGCTGTATGCGAGTGCGAGTATGCCTCCAAGGATTGGACCTATGCATGGTGTCCAGCCAAAACCAAACGCCATGCCTAAAAGTCCAAACCTCACAGGAGAATTACGACCCTTCTTAACTTGAAGTCTTTTTTCTCTGTATAAAAAACTGAATGCTTTTTTTGCCCATCCCACATCAAGCGAAACAAGTATCATTTGCAGTCCAAACACCACAACAATAAAACCTGCCGCCTGCATTATCCAGGAAAACTCGCGTATGGCGTAGAAACTGAAAAATCCAGCCAATGCCCCAAGTGCAACAAAAATAATAGAGAATCCAAAAACAAAAGTTAGTGCGTTAAAAAGCATGCTTCGCCGGGTCTTGTTTCCACTCATTGCGGCAAGATATGTGGGAACCATCGAAAGCACGCACGGAGAAACGAACGAGAGCAGTCCGGCAAAAACAGCGGCCCAGATTGTTACTTCAATCATTTTCTATTCCCAATATCTCTATTAATTTACCCATACCGCTAATAGTGCTCCAGTCTGTGGAACCTGACAAGTAAAAGCGGACAATTCCGTTTCTGTCAATGATATAGGTCTGGGGAATGCCGTTGGTCTTATTAAAAGCCTTATAAGTCTCTCTGTCTTCATCCAAAAATGCGGGAAATG
The genomic region above belongs to Candidatus Spechtbacterales bacterium and contains:
- a CDS encoding cytochrome c biogenesis protein CcdA encodes the protein MIEVTIWAAVFAGLLSFVSPCVLSMVPTYLAAMSGNKTRRSMLFNALTFVFGFSIIFVALGALAGFFSFYAIREFSWIMQAAGFIVVVFGLQMILVSLDVGWAKKAFSFLYREKRLQVKKGRNSPVRFGLLGMAFGFGWTPCIGPILGGILALAYSEQTATRGAFLLFFYSMGLGIPFLLSAFFAGSITNKIRKIGGLYKIIEIVSGLMLITLGILIATDNLVLLNAWFYKLVS